AATAAATGCATATAGTGAATTGCATAACTGCAGAATTTCTGACAATAGAATGCAGAATCATGAATTACTTAATATGGTCAGAGAATTTCTGACAAAAGACGATTAATGATCCTAGACTAGTGATTTTACTAACACTTAAACAAGATTATTTGTATGTGaagtatttataaatagtttgtCCCTATCAGCAGGGTTCAACTTAAATTAATGATACTTAACCCCTCATGCCTCTTTACTTGATTAGTTCAGCTTATATCTTATTCCTCTTCATTATAATTTACCAATTACTAGGTCCCCAGAGAAGGCTAACAAATCTGATGCATCATGGTGGGAACAAGTTCTGCGCTGATTGCGGAACTCCAGAGCCAAAATGGGTGTAAGTATTTGCCTGAATTTTCATAGGAATGTAGTCTCCTGGATTTTTTATCTCAGTTTTATTTATCAGTCATTGTTCTTGAACTGAATGTTGCTTCAGTgtctttccaaaaaaaaaaaaaaacaagaattgtGCACCAATCAGTAATATGGTGGATTTGCAGAACTATTTCAAATGAATAGGCTCAAAATATTAGAACATATGTACCAAATGATTTGGAGCTTATAAGCTTAGACAATGCAATGGTGTATTCATAGTTCAGTGAAAAGTTAGtcatatcataaaattattagcTCATTACACTGTTCGTACTTGTTTTTGTGTGATGAATTTGTTAAACATCAGATCTTCGAGTCTTGGAGTATTTATTTGCATCAAGTGTTCTGGCATACACAGAAGTCTAGGAGTCCACATATCAAAGGTATGTTTCCAACAAAGCTTTTAAAATAACTTCTCAATAACAGTCATATTCATTTATCTTTATGAGGTTGGGATTCACAATGAATATAACATGCATACATAGTTATGTTAAAATTGCATATTGACTATTTGCAGCTCTCTTAGAAACATGGGAGGGGTGTTAAATTGTGCATGCATAGCTGCAACACTGCAAAATGAAATTCTAACATTGTTTGAAGCTATTATAGGTTCTATCATTGAAGCTAGATGAATGGACGGATGAACAAGTTGATGCATTAGCAAAATTAGGAGGAAATACACTATTAAACAAGAAGTATGAAGCTTGCCTCCCAAGTAACATGAGAAAACCAAAACCACATTCTTCCATTGAAGAGCGCTCTGAATATATTCGGTACTGAAGTGAAgccaaatttttctttttttcttcgtTTTTTTGATGAATTACACCATTCTTATTCAGAAACGGCCTATTTGATTTTCCTTTTCAGGAGAAAATATGAATTCCAACAGTTTATGGGGTGTGATGACAATGTGGCAGGCCCCATTATCCCATCTCAGGGAAGGAGTGTATCACTTGCTCAGTGCAGCTCTTCATACTATCATGCTCTTATGGACAAAAAACCATCTGAAAGATTTCCAGGCAAAACTCGAATTGGGAATGCATTCCGAAATAGTTGGGGAAGAAAAGATTCTGAGCACAAGTCAAAGAAAAGTACCTCATTGGTAATCTTTCCTTTGACTAATGCTAGTTCTATCAGCCATCTCttaaatgaacataaaaaattactttttgagCCAGTTGATGAGCATAGTGTGCCACACATACTAAATTTTTATGTTGCTTTTTGCTCCCCATTCTCTAATTCTAGTCAAAGGTGGGAGGAATAAGTTTCATGCTCTATATTCTGGAAAATATTTATAGTCCAGCAGTGTCTTTGCCTTTTTATTATTCATACAAGTTTCGTGagtataaaatttgttatgtttatgaagaaaaatgaagagaaaaatggTGAGGAACAGGGATAACTCACCATCTATCATTTTCACTGTAGTAAGAacacatgaaaaagaaagaagaaagacaaaatGAAAGGCGAAATGCTTTGTTGAAAAGAAGAATCTAAATATGCTTGTATTATTATTGTCTATGAGAGGAAAAAATTGTTCTGATAAAACACTATATTTCTCTAAAATTATGTTTGCTAGTCTGTCATATGATAAAAAGTATACCCTATACAAGAATCAGTTTTTGGGAACTGCAACATTGGGTTTTAACACATATTTACCCTATGTGCTCTTAACTTCAGAACCATATCAACAAGCATATCAGAAtcaaagaatta
This DNA window, taken from Vigna radiata var. radiata cultivar VC1973A unplaced genomic scaffold, Vradiata_ver6 scaffold_198, whole genome shotgun sequence, encodes the following:
- the LOC106779255 gene encoding probable ADP-ribosylation factor GTPase-activating protein AGD11, coding for MSMQDENSDTKEVICPQRRLTNLMHHGGNKFCADCGTPEPKWVSSSLGVFICIKCSGIHRSLGVHISKVLSLKLDEWTDEQVDALAKLGGNTLLNKKYEACLPSNMRKPKPHSSIEERSEYIRRKYEFQQFMGCDDNVAGPIIPSQGRSVSLAQCSSSYYHALMDKKPSERFPGKTRIGNAFRNSWGRKDSEHKSKKSTSLAGMVEFVGLIKVNVVRGTHLAVRDVMTSDPYVILSLGHQSVKTRVIKNNLNPVWNESLMLSIPENIPPLKVLVYDKDTFSTDDFMGEAEIDIQPLVIAAKAYEKSNINESMQLGKFVASKDNTLVRDGIISLDEGKIKQEISVRLQNIERGELELELECVPLTQ